Genomic window (Prosthecobacter fusiformis):
TTGGCAACTTTGTCATGAGAGGCGGGGATGTGGTGCAGGTCTTTGTGGACCGCTGCCACAAGACCAACCAAGCGGCCTTTGTGTCCTTCCGCCTCAACGATGCGCATCACAAGGAATTCACCCATCCTAAGCCAGGTGACAAACCTGGAAGCAGCATGGGCATGAGCGTGACCCGGCATTATGTGGATCATCCTGAATACCTCTTCAAACCTGATTCCAAACGCGGCATGGACTTGGTTCAAAACTGGATCCATGAAGATGTGCGTGCGCAGAAGCTGGCCCTGATCACCGAACTCTGTGAGAACTACGATCTGGATGGTCTGGAGCTGGATTACATGCGCATTTACAGTTTCTTTGATGCGGAAAAGACGTCGTTGGAGCAGCGGCAGGCCATCATGACTGGGTTTGTAAAACAGGTGAGGCAGGCCCTGGACCGCACGGAGCGTAACGGTAAACGTCGCTGGCTTTGCGTACGTGTTCCTTGTCTAGTGAAGGGGCTGGATGCCCTGGGACTGGACCTGCCTGCCATGGTGGGAAGCGGTGTGGATATGGTGAACATTTCAGCCAGCTACTTCACCACTCAGCAGATGGATTTGGCCGAGATCCGTGCGCGGGTGCCAGAGACTGCCGCCCTGTATGTGGAGATGTGTCATTCCATCGCCAACGGTAGCAAACTGGTGCCTGGCTACGACACCTTTACCTTTCGCCGGGCCACTCAAGAGCAGTATGAGACCACGGCGCATCTGGCCTATGCTCGGGGTGCCGATGGAGTGAGCCTGTTTAACTTTGCCTACTATCGTGAACACGGGGGCCCTGGGCGCGGGCCTTTCGCAGAGCCTCCCTTTGCAGCCATCAAGCAATTGGATGAGCCTGCCAAACTGGCAGTGAAAGCGCAGCACTGGTTTTTAGCGACGGGTTGGAACAATCCCTATGTGCGGCCCCCCATTCTGCCTCGCAGTCTGAAAGAGAAAGCGCGGACCCAGTTTGAGCTGGACATGGCTCCGCCTGCGGATGGCTGGAAAGGGCAGGGAAGGTTACGTCTTCAAGCGGATGCCACGTTGGCGGGACGAACCATCGCGGCACGATGCAATGGGACAGATCTACAGCCTTCCAACGATGTGGAGGAGCTATTTGAAAATCCTTATCCTTCTCTGTTAGGCAAGCCGGAAACGATGCGTGCCTGGGCAGTGCCTGCATCGGTTTTGCGTGACGGTAAAAATGTTTTCGAGTTTATGCATCAAGGCGGCAAGCCGGTAACGCTGGAATATATGGATGTAAGAATGGGTTGAGAGAGCTGTTATAATTGAGCCATACCTCCCTCCTTGATCCATGTATTGAGTGGGAGCAGGGCGTCTGTGTTTAGATCAATGCCACAACCGAAAGGCGCGGCATTGACGCTGCCCAGATTCAGCCGTCCTTTTTGGATATCCAGGGTCGGGAATCCGGCTGAATGCTGACGGTAAAGATCGGGATGGCATTTTAAGGCATCGTTTTGAACCGCCTCTGAGTGCATGGACAGGCCGCGGAAGTAATGATGGCCATTGCGTTCCACATGCGTCACTCCGAGAGCTGCCATCATCGCCAGGTCCTGAAGCAGGGCCATGGGACCGACATTGGCCAGATCCTCTCCACTGAGGATGAGCGGACGTTTTGTTTGACCTGCCCGCGTTTTTAAAAGAGCAGCATTGGCCAGACCTTTGATGATGCCTTTGCAGTTCTTGTGACTGGTGCCGCTGTAGCCCAGTGCCAGACCACGGGGCAAGTCCGACAACGCACTGTCAGATTCATCGATGATCACACCCGGGCCATCATGCCACTCCGCAAGGGAAACGGCGACGTCATCTTTCAGCGCATGGTTGCGGTGCAACGGCTGCTCAATGAGGAGGAGGTTCTGGAAAAGTGGGCTGAGGGTGGCATCGGCGCGGAGTGCTTCATAGAACTCACGAAAGGCGGCTAGATTCTCGAACTGCTCATTTCCATCCAGGGTGATGTGGAAATGGGAACCGCATTCTTCGGTCAGAATGGCGGTGATTTCACGCAAGCGTGGGAGGTCAGTTTCAGATTGACCGCAGACTTTGATTTTAAAATAGGACAGCCCATAGGCGCGGATGGATTCATCCAGCGCGTGGGGCAGGCCGTCGTGAAGCTGTTCATCGGCAGGGATGTCTTTTGAACGCAGTGGATCGCCCAGGCCGACCGTATGGCGAATGGCGATGCTGGAAAGTGGCTGCGGGGAGAGGACATCTTGAACGTGGATGCCCCGAAGCTCGTCATGAATGTCCCCCAGCTGAATGGCGAGACTCTCGGAGCCTAACAAACGATGAAGAGGAGTGGAGGAGGCTTTGCACAACCCATCTAGCACAGCGCGCTCCATGAGGCTGACGCCCAGATTGGCAAGCAGGGAAGGTATCTGTTTGACGGCGGCCCAGCGTGCCTGTTCCTGATAAAGCTCCTGCCACCAGGGGAAATAGCGGATCGGGGCCGCCGAGGCTAGGCGCGCGAGCCGGGAGGCATTCTGGATGACGGCCAGCATTTCGGCCAGATCCAGCTCGAAACTGGTGGCGGGGTCTTTGGTAAACCATTTGGGCGGCAGACCTTCGCTAGCCATACCACTGACCGGTTTCCCATCCACGCTGAGGATGGCAGTGACGAACAGATGTGGAAGGGCGCTCATGCTCGCGATGCCATACTTAAACGGAAACCGTGTGCGCATGGGCAGCACATGAAAGCGGACGTCTTGAATCTGAAATTGCATAGCTTCCAATCAATGCAGGCCGGTCGAAGTTGCATGCCTTTTCGGATGCGATGGCAGGATATGCCATGTTGGGCAGTCACGGATTATCCTTGTCAGTTTTCAGCAGATTGGCTCAAATTGGATCAACCATGAAACTCCGCCTGCTGCTTTCACTTGTCGCCCTTTCTCTGCTGACTCCATGCCTGGCCCAGGAGCCGAAAGCAGAGGCCAAGAAACGCGTCCCGAATCCGTCTGTGGTTCCTGTGGAGGATGTGGCAGGGCTGCCGCGTGTGCTCCTCATCGGTGATTCCATTTCCATGGGATACACGCTGCCCGTGCGCAAACTGCTGGAAGGCGTGGCCAATGTGCACCGTATCCCACAGAATGGCGGGCCGACCAAAAACGGCATCGCCAACATCGAAAAATGGCTGGGCAAGGGCAAATGGGATGTGATTCATTTCAACTGGGGTATCCACGATCTCAAAGTCATGCCGGATGGTAAACGCCAAGTGGAGCCAGCCGATTATGAAGCCAATCTGCGCACACTGGTGGCCCGCATGAAACAGACAGGTGCCAAGCTCATCTGGGCGACGATTACGCCCATTCCTGAAGGTCCGCTGAATCCACCGCGTGAGTTTGGTGAGGTGTCGGTTTACAACGGTATTGCTGAAAAAGTGATGAAGGAAAACGGTGTGACCATCAATGATCTGAATGCGTGGATCTCACCAAAACTGGCTGAGATGCAGAAACCGAAGGATGTCCATTATCATGACAGCGGCTCCGATTACCTGGCCGAAAAAGTGGCGCAGGAGATCAAAGCGGCTTTGGGCAAGTGATCCAATCCTGAGGAGGACCGGGGCGGCTATGCCTTCACTTGCATTGGCGTTGCCCGGCCTTCATGCTGGGAGTTCATGTCTGAGCCTGAATTCACTGCTGCCGCATCCCGTCTTTGCACGGCCTGCGGCATGTGCTGCAACGGTGTTCTGTTTCACATTGTGAGATTGCAGCCGTCAGATTCGGTGAAGGGATTGGAGGCACTGGGCATGAAGCTGAACCGGAAAAAACGGGAGCCTTATTTTAATCAGCCCTGCCGTTTTCTCCAGGATTGCTGCTGCACAATTTATGAGGCGCGACCGCTCCGATGCCGCATGTTTGAATGCCGGCAAATCAAGGGATTGGCCAATGGCGAGATCTCGGAGACCGAGGCTGCGGCGAAAATCACCGAGGTTCGGCGACAGGTAGCACTGATTGAGAGCCTGCTCATGGAGCAAGGAAATGCGGAAAAGCAGAGGCCCCTGATGGAGCGCTGCACACAGGTTTTGCAAGAGAAGGGGAAAGAGGCACCCGCAGCACTTCTGGAGGCTCTAAGGGCCCTTCATGAATTGTTGAATGATTCTTTTAGACTGGAACCGGTGGAACTGGGGGTCTGAAAGGCAGGCCGGATCGCTCAAGCTACTGGACAGACGCGCCAAATGATCCACCTGTCTGGGATGCACGCAGCAGGCCCCAAAAATCCGCTTCACGGAATCACTCTCGAAAAGATGGTGACCGATCTCCAGGCTCATTACGGATGGGATATGCTCGGCCGAATGATCAAGGTGAACTGCTTTAACTGGCAGCCCAGCATCAAATCCAGTTTGGTCTTTCTGCGCAAGACACCGTGGGCACGGCAGAAGGTGGAAGAGTTGTATGTGGATTCACTGCCTGATCTTAAGGCCGTGGCCGAAGGGCGCATGGCCCCCATGAATGACGAGGCGGAGAAGACACCTGAAGATTTCTCCGAAGAGCCGTTGCCATCCCCGAATGATGAGATGGACAAAGCTCCCGAGGCAACGCCTCAGGAACCTTGAGCCAA
Coding sequences:
- a CDS encoding SGNH/GDSL hydrolase family protein is translated as MKLRLLLSLVALSLLTPCLAQEPKAEAKKRVPNPSVVPVEDVAGLPRVLLIGDSISMGYTLPVRKLLEGVANVHRIPQNGGPTKNGIANIEKWLGKGKWDVIHFNWGIHDLKVMPDGKRQVEPADYEANLRTLVARMKQTGAKLIWATITPIPEGPLNPPREFGEVSVYNGIAEKVMKENGVTINDLNAWISPKLAEMQKPKDVHYHDSGSDYLAEKVAQEIKAALGK
- a CDS encoding YkgJ family cysteine cluster protein, whose amino-acid sequence is MSEPEFTAAASRLCTACGMCCNGVLFHIVRLQPSDSVKGLEALGMKLNRKKREPYFNQPCRFLQDCCCTIYEARPLRCRMFECRQIKGLANGEISETEAAAKITEVRRQVALIESLLMEQGNAEKQRPLMERCTQVLQEKGKEAPAALLEALRALHELLNDSFRLEPVELGV